The sequence below is a genomic window from Bacillota bacterium.
GCTCATCGGCAGCCTGCGGGACCGGTTTACCAATGACCTCGCCGGACTGATGCGGTTGGCGGTACTGGGAAACGCGGTGGATTTCTTCCGGGAATTGGACGAGGCCGAATTGGCCCGGCCGGTTCCGGTGGAATTATTCCGGGACGAAGTCCGCGCTTTTGCACGAAGGCTGGGTGAGGCGCGGCAAGTGCTATACCTGGCCGACAACGCCGGCGAACTGTACTTTGACTATCCGCTCTTCAGGTTTCTGGCCCAACGGGCATCGGTCACTTACGTGGTCAAGGATGGGCCGGTGCAGAACGATCTTACCGCGGGCGACCTTGCGCGGGCAGGCTTTGGCCGGCGAATGCCGAAAATAATGACTACGGGCACCGACACTCCCGGAGTGGACCTGGAGCTGGTTTCGCCCGGCTTCCGGGACGCTTTTGCCGGGGCCGACCTGATCCTGGCCAAGGGGATGGGCAACTATGAAACCCTCTCCGAAACGGCTGTTCGAAACCGGGTGTTTCACCTGCTGATGGCCAAGTGTGACCCGGTGGCCAGGTCGCTGGGAGTGCCCAAGGACAGTTTTGTAGCCGCTTTCGGCGGCAAAGGAGGTGGACCCGATGCTTGAGGTTCAAGACCTTACGGTGTCCGTCGACGGGAAGATCATTCTGGACCAGATGGATTTGACCATCAATCCGGGTGAGGTCCACGTGCTGTTCGGCCCCAACGGGTCGGGCAAGTCCACGCTTTTGGGCACGCTCATGGGATTTGAGCGTTTCAAAGTGCTTAACGGACGGATAATCTTCAAAGGGGAGGACATTACCTATCTGCCGGTGTACGAACGGGCCAGGCTTGGGATCGGCCTGTCTTTCCAGCGTCCGCCGACTATCAGGGGTCTGACCATGCGGGATATGGTGGGGATTTGTTCCCACGGCGAGGCAGACGCGGATCAATTGGCCGAGCGCTTGAATTTTTCCCGCTTTCTCGACCGGGAGGTCAACCATGGTTTTTCCGGCGGGGAGCTGAAGCGGTCGGAACTCCTGCAGCTTTTGGCCCAGGATCCGGAATTCTTGATGTTGGACGAACCTGAGTCCGGCGTGGACGTGGAGAATCTGGCTCTGGTGGGCACCACCATCAACCGGCTCCTGGACCGCGACGTTCCGGACGCAAACCACCGGCCGCGCAAAGTCAAGCGTGAGCAGAGACACAAGGCGGGCCTGGTGATTACCCACACCGGCCACATCCTGAATTACGTCAACGCGGACGTGGGCCACGTGCTGTACCAGGGCCGGCTGTCCTGTGAGGGCAACCCGCTGGAGCTTTTCAGGTGCATCCAGAAGGTCGGTTACGGCGAGTGTGTGCGGTGTGTGTTCTAGTCCTCCAACTCTAGGACGGGGAGATAAGCGATGCCGAAAACAGAAAGACTGACGCCTGACAAGTTTAAGCACCAGGCGAAGGAACACGCCTACGCGGACGCCTTGGGGTCGCCGGACCTCGCCGGGCTGTTTGACGCCGGGCGCCTGCTGGAGACCGGCGTGGTGCTGGGGAACGAGGCCAAACGGGCCGGCACGTTTTTGCAGGCGGACCACTCGCTGGTACACGCCGCCGTGCACCAAGAAGGTCTGGAGGTGCTTAGCACGGACCAGGCCCGGGAGCGGTACGACTGGGTGGACCAGGAATACCGGTGGAAAATGGTGCCTCCGGATGCGGACGAGTACACCAGGCATGCCTATCAGTACGCCCGCCACGGGTATTTCATCCGGGCCCTGGCCGGCGCAGTCGCCACCTATCCGCTTCAGGCCTGTCTTTATATCGCTCAGGAGGGTCTGGCCCAGGCGGTGCACAATATCATCATCGTCGAAGAGGGCGCCGAACTCAACATCATCACCGGCTGCGTCAGTTCCCGGGAAGTGAAGCACGGAATGCACATCGGCATATCGGAGTTCTACGTCAAAAAGAACGCCAAGCTGACCTTCACCATGATCCATAACTGGGCCGAGAAAATGCACGTTTTCCCCCGTAGTGCGGCCCGGATCGAAGAGGGCGGGACTTTCTTGCAGAACTATGTCTGTCTGGTGCCGGTGGCTTACCTGCAGATGAACCCGGCGCTGTACCTGGCTGGACGGGGGGCG
It includes:
- a CDS encoding ABC transporter ATP-binding protein is translated as MLEVQDLTVSVDGKIILDQMDLTINPGEVHVLFGPNGSGKSTLLGTLMGFERFKVLNGRIIFKGEDITYLPVYERARLGIGLSFQRPPTIRGLTMRDMVGICSHGEADADQLAERLNFSRFLDREVNHGFSGGELKRSELLQLLAQDPEFLMLDEPESGVDVENLALVGTTINRLLDRDVPDANHRPRKVKREQRHKAGLVITHTGHILNYVNADVGHVLYQGRLSCEGNPLELFRCIQKVGYGECVRCVF
- a CDS encoding SufD family Fe-S cluster assembly protein — its product is MPKTERLTPDKFKHQAKEHAYADALGSPDLAGLFDAGRLLETGVVLGNEAKRAGTFLQADHSLVHAAVHQEGLEVLSTDQARERYDWVDQEYRWKMVPPDADEYTRHAYQYARHGYFIRALAGAVATYPLQACLYIAQEGLAQAVHNIIIVEEGAELNIITGCVSSREVKHGMHIGISEFYVKKNAKLTFTMIHNWAEKMHVFPRSAARIEEGGTFLQNYVCLVPVAYLQMNPALYLAGRGALVRSNTVLVGTPGSFMDVGSRVFLQAPEARAEVIARTVTTGGDVINRGRLVGEVPGVKAHLECHGLLLTPRGLIHAIPELEARVEGAEMSHEAAVGKIAPEEIEYLMARGLDEDEAKATIVRGFLNVKMEGLPQELQSRIDEAIKQSQESIM
- a CDS encoding ARMT1-like domain-containing protein, with product MRPAQECYSCLAGLIQKTAELGTPDQNRRARAVRDGLAVLERDFARGRIPTQIAGEAQRVVRRVTGNPDPFQAVKEREMAVAARLIGSLRDRFTNDLAGLMRLAVLGNAVDFFRELDEAELARPVPVELFRDEVRAFARRLGEARQVLYLADNAGELYFDYPLFRFLAQRASVTYVVKDGPVQNDLTAGDLARAGFGRRMPKIMTTGTDTPGVDLELVSPGFRDAFAGADLILAKGMGNYETLSETAVRNRVFHLLMAKCDPVARSLGVPKDSFVAAFGGKGGGPDA